Proteins encoded in a region of the Amphiprion ocellaris isolate individual 3 ecotype Okinawa chromosome 21, ASM2253959v1, whole genome shotgun sequence genome:
- the LOC111586897 gene encoding coiled-coil domain-containing protein 136-like isoform X3, whose amino-acid sequence MDGLRLPPVIEEVLDPADELCELKGEKPIMLGETLTAKERESLEEKEEQQEEEKEVKEEKDQEPGGGGAKGREAELQELRSQVLQLLLELEETREVSQRHEESFTELQGLLEEERLASAHQAESFTRQIQRLQAQLRSVQEEMDSLEEEKESELDEVQQELRSVQEEVLVLQQAAEEVAAERENDIASLQEELCRLRAELQRLHAITAEYELEVTTLRAEMSMKSRSTAPQGDVVQLQEEFLSLTYERQTLTSDNKQLSNKVEQLQQQRDTCDDVYLAVRVEGDTEHVDQVKADSYITLSQSSPDQQDSDSSSVLEDVSELNVLKVQLKQAEETAQKVQRECDGLKGELAELQQLYDCSQQERTALEQELQRCKAELQKLVGRKSKSDHEGWNLAVAAVAVAAIVVLVIPSFTRA is encoded by the exons ATGGACGGACTCCGGCTGCCTCCCGTCATCGAGGAGGTCCTGGACCCGGCAG ACGAACTCTGTGAGCTGAAGGGGGAGAAACCTATCATGTTGGGAGAAACTCTGACGGCCAAAGAAAGGGAGTctctggaggagaaggaggagcagcaggaggaggagaaggaggtgaaggaggagaaggaccaAGAGCCTGGAGGGGGCGGAGCCAAGGGCAGAGAGGCGGAGCTTCAGGAGCTCAGATCTCAGGTGttacagctgctgctggagctggaggagacCAGAGAGGTTTCTCAGAGACACGAGGAGAGTTTCACCGAGCTGCAGG GTCTCCTGGAGGAGGAACGTCTGGCCAGCGCTCACCAGGCTGAGAGCTTCACCAGACAGATCCAGAGACTTCAag CTCAGCTGCGCTCAGTGCAGGAGGAGATGGACagcctggaggaggagaaggagagcgAGCTGGACGAGGTGCAGCAGGAGTTGCGGTCGGtgcaggaggaggttctggttctgcagcAGGCGGCCGAGGAGGTGGCGGCGGAACGGGAGAACGACATCGCATCGCTGCAGGAGGAACTCTGCCGTCTGAGGGCGGAGCTTCAGAGGCTCCACGCCATCACGGCCGAGTACGAGCTGGAGGTGACGACACTGAGGGCTGAGATGAGCATGAAGAGCAGGAGTACGGCCCCGCAGG GTGACGTCGTCCAGCTGCAGGAGGAGTTTCTCTCTTTGACATACGAACGTCAAACTCTGACCTCCGACAACAAACAGCTGAGCAACAAAGTGGAGCAACTGCAGCAGCAACGAGACAC GTGTGATGACGTGTACCTGGCAGTCAGGGTGGAGGGCGACACCGAGCACGTGGACCAGGTGAAGGCGGACTCTTACATCACTTTGTCCCAGTCGTCACCTGACCAGCAGGACTCGGACTCGTCTTCGGTTCTGGAGGACGTCTCTGAGCTGAACGTCCTGAAGGTTCAGCTGAAACAAGCCGAGGAGACGGCCCAGAAAGTCCAGAGAGAG TGCGACGGTCTGAAGGGCGAGCTGGccgagctgcagcagctgtacgACTGCAGCCAGCAGGAACGAACCGCCCTGGAACAGGAGCTGCAGCGCTGCAAGGCTGAGCTGCAGAAACTGGTGGGCAGGAAGTCAAAG AGTGACCATGAAGGCTGGAACCTGGCGGTGGCGGCGGTCGCCGTGGCAGCCATCGTAGTTCTGGTCATCCCCAGCTTCACCCGGGCCTGA
- the LOC111586897 gene encoding coiled-coil domain-containing protein 136-like isoform X2, whose translation MDGLRLPPVIEEVLDPADELCELKGEKPIMLGETLTAKERESLEEKEEQQEEEKEVKEEKDQEPGGGGAKGREAELQELRSQVLQLLLELEETREVSQRHEESFTELQGLLEEERLASAHQAESFTRQIQRLQAQLRSVQEEMDSLEEEKESELDEVQQELRSVQEEVLVLQQAAEEVAAERENDIASLQEELCRLRAELQRLHAITAEYELEVTTLRAEMSMKSRSTAPQGDVVQLQEEFLSLTYERQTLTSDNKQLSNKVEQLQQQRDTCDDVYLAVRVEGDTEHVDQVKADSYITLSQSSPDQQDSDSSSVLEDVSELNVLKVQLKQAEETAQKVQRECDGLKGELAELQQLYDCSQQERTALEQELQRCKAELQKLVGRKSKQSDHEGWNLAVAAVAVAAIVVLVIPSFTRA comes from the exons ATGGACGGACTCCGGCTGCCTCCCGTCATCGAGGAGGTCCTGGACCCGGCAG ACGAACTCTGTGAGCTGAAGGGGGAGAAACCTATCATGTTGGGAGAAACTCTGACGGCCAAAGAAAGGGAGTctctggaggagaaggaggagcagcaggaggaggagaaggaggtgaaggaggagaaggaccaAGAGCCTGGAGGGGGCGGAGCCAAGGGCAGAGAGGCGGAGCTTCAGGAGCTCAGATCTCAGGTGttacagctgctgctggagctggaggagacCAGAGAGGTTTCTCAGAGACACGAGGAGAGTTTCACCGAGCTGCAGG GTCTCCTGGAGGAGGAACGTCTGGCCAGCGCTCACCAGGCTGAGAGCTTCACCAGACAGATCCAGAGACTTCAag CTCAGCTGCGCTCAGTGCAGGAGGAGATGGACagcctggaggaggagaaggagagcgAGCTGGACGAGGTGCAGCAGGAGTTGCGGTCGGtgcaggaggaggttctggttctgcagcAGGCGGCCGAGGAGGTGGCGGCGGAACGGGAGAACGACATCGCATCGCTGCAGGAGGAACTCTGCCGTCTGAGGGCGGAGCTTCAGAGGCTCCACGCCATCACGGCCGAGTACGAGCTGGAGGTGACGACACTGAGGGCTGAGATGAGCATGAAGAGCAGGAGTACGGCCCCGCAGG GTGACGTCGTCCAGCTGCAGGAGGAGTTTCTCTCTTTGACATACGAACGTCAAACTCTGACCTCCGACAACAAACAGCTGAGCAACAAAGTGGAGCAACTGCAGCAGCAACGAGACAC GTGTGATGACGTGTACCTGGCAGTCAGGGTGGAGGGCGACACCGAGCACGTGGACCAGGTGAAGGCGGACTCTTACATCACTTTGTCCCAGTCGTCACCTGACCAGCAGGACTCGGACTCGTCTTCGGTTCTGGAGGACGTCTCTGAGCTGAACGTCCTGAAGGTTCAGCTGAAACAAGCCGAGGAGACGGCCCAGAAAGTCCAGAGAGAG TGCGACGGTCTGAAGGGCGAGCTGGccgagctgcagcagctgtacgACTGCAGCCAGCAGGAACGAACCGCCCTGGAACAGGAGCTGCAGCGCTGCAAGGCTGAGCTGCAGAAACTGGTGGGCAGGAAGTCAAAG CAGAGTGACCATGAAGGCTGGAACCTGGCGGTGGCGGCGGTCGCCGTGGCAGCCATCGTAGTTCTGGTCATCCCCAGCTTCACCCGGGCCTGA
- the LOC111586897 gene encoding coiled-coil domain-containing protein 136-like isoform X4: MDGLRLPPVIEEVLDPADELCELKGEKPIMLGETLTAKERESLEEKEEQQEEEKEVKEEKDQEPGGGGAKGREAELQELRSQVLQLLLELEETREVSQRHEESFTELQGLLEEERLASAHQAESFTRQIQRLQAQLRSVQEEMDSLEEEKESELDEVQQELRSVQEEVLVLQQAAEEVAAERENDIASLQEELCRLRAELQRLHAITAEYELEVTTLRAEMSMKSRSTAPQGDVVQLQEEFLSLTYERQTLTSDNKQLSNKVEQLQQQRDTCDDVYLAVRVEGDTEHVDQVKADSYITLSQSSPDQQDSDSSSVLEDVSELNVLKVQLKQAEETAQKVQRECDGLKGELAELQQLYDCSQQERTALEQELQRCKAELQKLVGRKSKE; this comes from the exons ATGGACGGACTCCGGCTGCCTCCCGTCATCGAGGAGGTCCTGGACCCGGCAG ACGAACTCTGTGAGCTGAAGGGGGAGAAACCTATCATGTTGGGAGAAACTCTGACGGCCAAAGAAAGGGAGTctctggaggagaaggaggagcagcaggaggaggagaaggaggtgaaggaggagaaggaccaAGAGCCTGGAGGGGGCGGAGCCAAGGGCAGAGAGGCGGAGCTTCAGGAGCTCAGATCTCAGGTGttacagctgctgctggagctggaggagacCAGAGAGGTTTCTCAGAGACACGAGGAGAGTTTCACCGAGCTGCAGG GTCTCCTGGAGGAGGAACGTCTGGCCAGCGCTCACCAGGCTGAGAGCTTCACCAGACAGATCCAGAGACTTCAag CTCAGCTGCGCTCAGTGCAGGAGGAGATGGACagcctggaggaggagaaggagagcgAGCTGGACGAGGTGCAGCAGGAGTTGCGGTCGGtgcaggaggaggttctggttctgcagcAGGCGGCCGAGGAGGTGGCGGCGGAACGGGAGAACGACATCGCATCGCTGCAGGAGGAACTCTGCCGTCTGAGGGCGGAGCTTCAGAGGCTCCACGCCATCACGGCCGAGTACGAGCTGGAGGTGACGACACTGAGGGCTGAGATGAGCATGAAGAGCAGGAGTACGGCCCCGCAGG GTGACGTCGTCCAGCTGCAGGAGGAGTTTCTCTCTTTGACATACGAACGTCAAACTCTGACCTCCGACAACAAACAGCTGAGCAACAAAGTGGAGCAACTGCAGCAGCAACGAGACAC GTGTGATGACGTGTACCTGGCAGTCAGGGTGGAGGGCGACACCGAGCACGTGGACCAGGTGAAGGCGGACTCTTACATCACTTTGTCCCAGTCGTCACCTGACCAGCAGGACTCGGACTCGTCTTCGGTTCTGGAGGACGTCTCTGAGCTGAACGTCCTGAAGGTTCAGCTGAAACAAGCCGAGGAGACGGCCCAGAAAGTCCAGAGAGAG TGCGACGGTCTGAAGGGCGAGCTGGccgagctgcagcagctgtacgACTGCAGCCAGCAGGAACGAACCGCCCTGGAACAGGAGCTGCAGCGCTGCAAGGCTGAGCTGCAGAAACTGGTGGGCAGGAAGTCAAAG GAATGA
- the LOC111586897 gene encoding coiled-coil domain-containing protein 136-like isoform X1, whose translation MDGLRLPPVIEEVLDPADELCELKGEKPIMLGETLTAKERESLEEKEEQQEEEKEVKEEKDQEPGGGGAKGREAELQELRSQVLQLLLELEETREVSQRHEESFTELQGLLEEERLASAHQAESFTRQIQRLQAQLRSVQEEMDSLEEEKESELDEVQQELRSVQEEVLVLQQAAEEVAAERENDIASLQEELCRLRAELQRLHAITAEYELEVTTLRAEMSMKSRSTAPQGDVVQLQEEFLSLTYERQTLTSDNKQLSNKVEQLQQQRDTCDDVYLAVRVEGDTEHVDQVKADSYITLSQSSPDQQDSDSSSVLEDVSELNVLKVQLKQAEETAQKVQRECDGLKGELAELQQLYDCSQQERTALEQELQRCKAELQKLVGRKSKNCTRPSEPPVLSIPFIGMIVIVALIWCWWEELAS comes from the exons ATGGACGGACTCCGGCTGCCTCCCGTCATCGAGGAGGTCCTGGACCCGGCAG ACGAACTCTGTGAGCTGAAGGGGGAGAAACCTATCATGTTGGGAGAAACTCTGACGGCCAAAGAAAGGGAGTctctggaggagaaggaggagcagcaggaggaggagaaggaggtgaaggaggagaaggaccaAGAGCCTGGAGGGGGCGGAGCCAAGGGCAGAGAGGCGGAGCTTCAGGAGCTCAGATCTCAGGTGttacagctgctgctggagctggaggagacCAGAGAGGTTTCTCAGAGACACGAGGAGAGTTTCACCGAGCTGCAGG GTCTCCTGGAGGAGGAACGTCTGGCCAGCGCTCACCAGGCTGAGAGCTTCACCAGACAGATCCAGAGACTTCAag CTCAGCTGCGCTCAGTGCAGGAGGAGATGGACagcctggaggaggagaaggagagcgAGCTGGACGAGGTGCAGCAGGAGTTGCGGTCGGtgcaggaggaggttctggttctgcagcAGGCGGCCGAGGAGGTGGCGGCGGAACGGGAGAACGACATCGCATCGCTGCAGGAGGAACTCTGCCGTCTGAGGGCGGAGCTTCAGAGGCTCCACGCCATCACGGCCGAGTACGAGCTGGAGGTGACGACACTGAGGGCTGAGATGAGCATGAAGAGCAGGAGTACGGCCCCGCAGG GTGACGTCGTCCAGCTGCAGGAGGAGTTTCTCTCTTTGACATACGAACGTCAAACTCTGACCTCCGACAACAAACAGCTGAGCAACAAAGTGGAGCAACTGCAGCAGCAACGAGACAC GTGTGATGACGTGTACCTGGCAGTCAGGGTGGAGGGCGACACCGAGCACGTGGACCAGGTGAAGGCGGACTCTTACATCACTTTGTCCCAGTCGTCACCTGACCAGCAGGACTCGGACTCGTCTTCGGTTCTGGAGGACGTCTCTGAGCTGAACGTCCTGAAGGTTCAGCTGAAACAAGCCGAGGAGACGGCCCAGAAAGTCCAGAGAGAG TGCGACGGTCTGAAGGGCGAGCTGGccgagctgcagcagctgtacgACTGCAGCCAGCAGGAACGAACCGCCCTGGAACAGGAGCTGCAGCGCTGCAAGGCTGAGCTGCAGAAACTGGTGGGCAGGAAGTCAAAG AACTGCACTCGTCCGTCTGAGCCCCCTGTTCTCTCCATCCCCTTCATAGGAATGATTGTAATAGTGGCCTTGATTTGGTGCTGGTGGGAGGAGCTGGCGTCCTAG